A window of Centroberyx gerrardi isolate f3 chromosome 19, fCenGer3.hap1.cur.20231027, whole genome shotgun sequence genomic DNA:
GTACGCACATTCACACCCCTGGAGGACACACAGCCTTCAAATGGTATGGAAATCCCTTCAAAGTCCATTTCCTCGGCAATAAGAAGGAGCGGGATCAAAGACGGGACAATTGAATGTGACTGAAATACACACGAACACTGGTATTCACAGTagtaatctgcaagatcctgttttgttttaaattgtgATGTCTTTGGTGCTACGTCAAGATagttccagcacagctacaatggagtttgaaagGTTTCAGTGATCTACAACATCAATGGtagaaagtgggttcaccaaaaaagttaattacaacacttcatcacaaaataactcctggcaTACATTGAAAATTGattatctaacagtgtaagagaaTCTGACgaggggatttttcctttaaatcaaCCTGCCAAGTGCCCCAAAACTTTGTTCTTTTAAAAGTAGActtaaaacttttctttttactgctgtttttaacTCGGTCTTTTGACTTAACACACTAATGTTGGGTTTTTTAGAGCAAATGTCTGCTTCTGTTTTACCAGAATTTATATGCAATTTAAATTGTCTAtgtcctctgcatgtgtgcatgtgtatgtatgtatgtttttatgtatgatgACGTGTATGttcttatcttattttaccATACATGTATTGCTCTTGGccctgtgaagcacattgtgttgctttttgtatgaaatgtgtgaGTCAGAATTCCACACGTGGCTGAACGTCACGAGCAGGAGGAAGTTATAGTAAACAGCTGCTGTAAATGAAAAGCTTAGGAGTCCAGATCGGCTCCACATTCCTTCATGGGAGTATTTAATGACCACGTGCACTGCCCTTTTATCTCTGCAAGCTCTAATGTTTATGACCATATAGTCAACTTCAATGACGTATAAGGAATTGGCCCTGGGAGAGGCGGCGGTATGGgttagggttcgaccaatatgagTTCTTTAAGGCGGATAGCGATATTGACATGTTTGGATTGAAAGCTGATTTTTTGTGCCGATAGtctgtgtttccctcagaattttatttcttgtcaggatggaaaagcctctgaaacagcatttagacattGAGACAATAAAACTGATGATAATATGTGCTGAAATTGTTggctgcatatgtttatatgtcCCCAACATTGGTACtactctgtttttattgttcatatcagttttattgcttttatcgtttttattgcttattttatattctatcttTTGtcctattactgctgctgcaacaaacTAACTTGCCCATGGTGATCAATAAAATTTAATCTAGTTTTATGTTATCTTCTATTCATTCATACTTTGTtataatctgatcaaaatgtctcattagaatcatagacaaccagtgtagtattgatcaattctacaatgaatatgtaatcaaacaaactgcatcatatccatcacatcagaggtgaataacactgactggaccagatctgatttttaataaaaagccaatattggcccaatatatcagtctaacctgGTATAGGTAGATCAGGAAAAGGTGCTGACTCTGCGTGTTTTGCTATGGCAGCGCCTCACGTCTTGGCTGGTCCCACTAGTAACACACTAATCCAGTGTTAATTACAGCACAGGATCAAAGGGAAGAGGCCCCGGCAGGATTTGTGCCGTTCCAGGAAGCCGGGGAGGCTGATATGAATGTATGGGAACAACCAAACCCTGAAGCCCCCTCTGTCACTCTGATAAACCGGGTTGGTTTTCCCCCTCAGCCAAGGGCCATGGGAACAGGGAGAGGCTTAACCTGGCATGCCACCCAGCCCTGCGTGAGCTTTctgtgatggaaaaaaaatacagggcCACTGGGCAGGCAGCCATATTGCTCTGGAGGAAGGATGCTACAGATGCAGGAAGGGCAGCGGACTGACATGCAATCTGCTTTTCCATGCATCATTTGGATTTTCTGATACATCCTAAAAGCACATTGGTgaaaaacaaataatggtgtCTTTCACCTTCCATGTAGTTGAAAGTTTACGTGTAGCTCCAGCAGTTGCGAACCTATTAAAAGTTTGCATAAATAACCCCCCCATTGGAAATTGTTTTTGAGGGTCTTGGACTCAGAGGAGCAGGATTATGTCTCACGCTGGGAAGACAATCTGCCCGCATATTTCAGCATCTCCGAAACAATTAAAATGCGTGCCAGCTTCACCTCTATTATCCCTGGCTGGATGACCTGGAGGCAGTGTGTATGGAAGTGTGGGAGTATTTGTGCCACATGATTCAGCCTCCCCGCTGCTCCCAGACCCGGCCACCGAAGAAACCTCAAACGGGAGAACTGAGTGCCGAGAAATTAGTCCATAATGGTTcatctgctccccccccccccccccccccgtgccCCTCCATACtccctctgtttgtttgtgctggTATTGTTCTCAGAGCAGACCAAGGCTTGGGCCAGAACTGGCTGTTCCCACTCTTCTCCAAACACACCGCTCCACTGAGCACAGCTAGCAAAACCAGCAATCCACCGCAACCCAAACACAACTCTTTTACACTTTCTCTAACCCAGATATGTGCCAGGTCTCTTGTATGGAGAAAATTTCACGCCAAAAGTCCACTTGTTCAACAGGACTGAGGACCTTTTACAAATTCTAGAGGTCTTCTAGTAAATTTGGCATATAGATGATCctccaagcagcactttatttcaataaaatctcaacttttaggaTCGGTTCACGTTGCTCGCTAACGCTCATCACAGTGAAGATTGTGGGAATGACAggcgaaccaattctaaaagctGACATTTGACTGAAATGAGTGCAGGTtgctgagaaagaaagaaagaaagaaagacctgACTTTATGCCTTTTCTGACCCATCGTAACCCAACACCTCCACACAAGACAGAGCTTCTTCTTCCATGGTTCTTGGCTAATTCTTTATTAAATTGCAAggtttttgaatggagttcAGCATGaagttctctccatacaagagagaacAAACTGTACCAGGGCTAgactttctccaaaacaaatgaaatcagaTAAAGTGCCTCAGTGTAATCAGTATTCACTGGTGGTAGCAAACGTCAACCAGGAAATGTGCTGATCTCCACCAAATTTGCccattttctttcctttatGCAGAACAATAACAGAATTGCAACCTACCCGTTTTGCCTGTCACCATGTAGCTCCTAATTCACAAACTGTAGCTGTTATCAGCTGATAATAACTTAAAGGACAAGCTGCAGAATAGAAACTGAAAAGTGCAGTGGAACATTTGAGCGACAGACTGGTGGATCCCTGTGGATCAGCACCAACTACAAATGCGCAatgtgtttctccctctgtatCTTTCATGTGAATATTAATGAGTGTGCACATGCTCATTATGCAGTCACCTCTTTAAGAGTCTCTGTTGAACCTGAATTTGTTTCTTCACAGAGCCATGGTCTGGGTAGGGATGGATGATTCCACATTTTTTTGAGGTGATTCCGACCCCGACTCGGActtgtaatggaattgatggaatcGATTCTGATTCCAAATGAAAgtcaacacaaaaatgtaagtTTTATGCTGGTTGCTGTTCAACCAGTGAGCCTtgaatttctccctcccccctccccacgtCAGATCAGACCGAGTCAATCgaacacagattagtatagaTCGGCCTAATTCAGAATGAATTcattacaaatttgtttaaattaaacagttagtttgattccagagtttggagttGAGACTTCAACAGGAGTCAACTCCAATTCCGTTTATTAGTAGAATTGATTCTCAGAATCGACGTGATAGAATCAAGAATCAATtcttttggagtcgactctccatccctagGTCTGGGTGTAGGCTAGCCGGTGGTAACGTCAGGGTGCTGAAGGGGTTAAGTACAATGTGGAAGAACATGAGTGGGTACATCAGCTCCAGTTCACTGTGTTTCCTGCTGCAAAGGGCATCGGTGTCCGTATGTTCCAATAAaccaggaagagaaggaagagccCCCTTTCCCTGAGAAAACAGCCCTGATTCACCCTTTTATCACCCTTTATTGTGTACAGAGCGTCAGTTCCACGTAAACCAATGAGCGGAGAAGTGACAATCTGTCTCAACCCGGCGACCGGATGGACTGTGCTTTGAACCGATCAGCAGCAATGCTGataagataaagaaagaaacactggCTACAACATCACTATGtcttttttgttgctttattcAAAGTGAACAAATTGGATCAAACACATAAATATGAACACCCTGCCTAACACACTGAGTGAAAGGGTGAAACCTGGCAACAGTATccaacttttttgtttttagatatatatatatatatatatatataaaacgcTTCTTttgaagcaatatttcacttcatTTAGTATCAGAATCATACAGAATTCTGTCAATGTCCATTTGAAGGTCGGGAAAAGGACCGATAAAGTGCATTTTAGACTCTGTCTCCGCTGAACACGTGAATATGTCTTCAGATAGGCGAGGTTGGCTCCGACACCAGCCTGTCTCTTAGGAGGATGGAGGATTTGACAGGCAGCCAAGGAGTATTCCTGCTGAGCCAACTGAGCCCGTCAATCAACAGAATTACACAAGACAGATCCACCGAGAGCGATGGTGCTGATGGAGCCACCCGCCACCCTCACCCAATGATACACACCTTTTATAGCCGCTGGAAATACTAAAAAGCTACAACTGACAATCCACATTGTtcctttgacattttttttttttttaagggaaaaTCCCTCCGATACTCTgacactgttaaatatcatcagTCTATGatgtgttcaatgcattccaggagtcattttgtgatgaagtgtaatttactttttggtgaacccactttccctcaacccgcctcatctacttctactgcagttagtgatttcctacgtttcccagaatgcctttcgacagccCGAGAGAAGGGGCGtcaacttgttgctttcagtcaaaaGGTGGGCATATGAGCATGtgaatatagctagctagcacaCTATTTAGTGAACATTAGGGCATGTCTATAATTGCGGCCCCTccacttactcaaaacacaacatgtcttgtggctgcattgcattctggtctatctgcctcttctacgatggatttctccctgtgattgttgaacgtctcttggtgcaaaatggcggctctagaaaaaagccctcgctctttgattctgaggtgCTGACaccaaaatgtgacttttaccGCTTATGTTTTAGATTTTCTGCtaccaaactccattgtagctgcactgggaATATGccaaatacaccaccaaacaacaaaatgggcccagaaacgcaaagtacatcaccaacagctgttttgtaacagtgttaaagtgtttcagggtggagtTTCCCCTCTAAGACCCATTGTGCCTCCTCTACTTAGTGAATCATTAAGCTTCATGTAAACTTGTGGACCACACTCCCACTGTGcaacatggagacaaaataCTTCTATCTGTCACTATACTAAAAGGATTGACATCTGCAATTTTGATAGTTCGctctaatatactgtatgcccCCGTGTGCAATCTCAACACAAGCtttggtaaaataaaaatataaagactCGTCGTTTTCTGAACAGGTAAactacaaacatttttttttttaaacaaatgagatAAAAGAGTTTGAGCTCATTCTCCGTCTTTGACGCTTGAGTGTTCAGTGTAAACTTTACAACTTGCTGCTGTATGGCAAAATACTTCCTTCGAAAATGACATTAGTGTCCCTTTGTCGCTGATGGGACTGTTGACGTCCGAAGTCCAGGGGGCAAAATCTATTTCACTGGCCTCTGTGAGAACGAAACCCTGATTGACCTGAACAAACAGTTCCCCTGGACGGAtcaaactcagccaatcagcaatcagacTTCAAAGGGCTGCCGGCTGACTGGGCAGTGATCGCTGTGTCTCTTTCATAGTAAACACAACCGACCGGCAGATTTGGATCCAGCTCACGTTAGTCCTCATGTAGCTTTGGATCCAGCTCGCGTTAGTCCTCATGCAGCTTTGGATCCAGCTCATATTAGTCCTCTTAATAGTTCCTACTGGCGGTTTTGGGCCGTcacctcatctcttcttcttctgttgccgcagcatcttcctcctcttggtGATCATGGCGTGCAGCTTCTCCAGCCCTTCCTGCAGCCCCTCTCCGATGATGGCGCAGGCCGGCTGGAGGTGCCAGGGCGTGGAGGCGCCCAGCTCACTCAGCGCCAGCATGTTCTCCATCTCGGCCAGGCTCAGCGAGTTCCTCAGGTCCTGCTTGTTGGCCACCACCAGAACCGGCACGCCCTGGTTCTCCGCCAGCCGCGTGATCTTGTGCAGCTCTGTCTTGGCCTCCTCGATGCGCTCAGCGTCCACCGAGTCCACCACGAACACGATGCCGTCGGCGCAGCGCGTGTACGAGCGCCACAGCGGCCGCAGCTTCTCCTGGCCGCCGACGTCCCAGAAGTGGAACGACGCCGTCCGCCGGCTGGCCCCAAGCGACACTTTGATCTTCTCCGTGTTGAATCCCTTTGTCGGGACGGTGTTCACGAACTCGTTGAAACGCAGCCGGTACAACACGGTGGTCTTGCCTGCGCAGTCCAGTCCTAGAATGACAATGTGGAGGGCCTGGAAAGACGGGAGGCAGGGGAAGACGGCGTGATGGTCTGACAATCCATTCCCCATCTTGATGGGCCTCGCCGGAGGGGGACGGGAGCAGGAGAAGTCGCTCTGCCTTCACCAAATATTCACCAGCCTGCTTTTAATCCCTAGGGGCTGCAGCAGGAACCTGGGGAGGGGGGAGTCAAGAAAGGATGCATTGTAAGCAACTGTAAAAGCACATAAACAACTAACACCCCATTGATTTACAATAGGAGAAGTACAGATTAAGTGAATATACCCTCATCTCCCTTTAGACTATACATCCTCACATTATTCTGGCAGTAGGAGATGAATGAGAAATAAAACAGCAGGGTGGATGGGAGCCTATTTGCACATGTAGCACCGCAGCAGCGAACAGGGATTTGATACGCTAATTTCTATTCACTGGGTGAATCCGTCAACAACAGGAGAGACGCCTTTGAATTTTGCCGAAATCCCACTTTCAACTGAACGTACAATGTGCAATGACAGGCACAGAGATCAGAAGTGGGATATTTTAATAGCAGGGCGCTGTTCTTCAAGCTGTCATGGAGCTATAGCCAAAAAATAAAAGGTGTTGCTCGGCAACATAGCTAGACCTAGCCCAGATACGTTCCGCTCTCTCGTATGGAGAACCGtgacaccaaactccattcaaaaatctggaaATTAAATAATCGTGGTTTATCGGCAAACATGCACACGTCATAGAACATGAGTGACCTTTTACGAATCGTTAGGGTCTTCTAGTAGATTCGGCTTATAAATGATCGACGAAACagtactttatttcaataaaatcacaACTTTTAGTATTGGTTCACACTGTTCGTTACCGCCCTCCACAGTGCATTTTAGTGGTagaagattgtgggaataacaggtGAACAGTTATAAAAGTGGAAATTCATTGAAAGTCATCGCTGCTTGATGTATtagatgtatgccgaattgaagagcgGATCCTAAGGATTCAGAAAATGTCTTAATTCGTGTTCTACCAGGTATTTACCTTTGTAGATAACCAAGCCCACATCAAATTGCTTGATTTTTAAATGGAGCTTGGCGTACCGTTCTCTCTATACACGAAAGAACGGTGCGTTATCGTGGCTAAGCTAGACCAGACCAGGTTTGACTTGAGCCCGCAATGCCAAcaagtgttaaaaaataaaagctgaaTTACGTTAGGCTGGGACTGGCATGGAACCAGACGTgcacattaaaaacacagaagatTGGGAATTCACTTTCACATTCATTGAGGGTTATGCTGCCTATAAATGTAATTTTGACAGCAAGTGTCATGTGTTCTgcggtggaaaaaaacaaccttaACTAGTCTGGGATTCTTACCTTTACAATCAGCCTTTAGCCCATCAGAAATTGGCAATGTGAGAGTACGTGATGTATCCTTGCTTGTTGCGCTTTCCATATCCACTGAGCTACTGAGTGATTCCAGCAGAGTAGACGCGCTTTCCATTCCCCACCAGTGTCAAGCCAACAAGAATAAACAATGGTATTTCCGGTaagatttttcaaaataaaatcattgtTAAATTACCATGCCCCATAATATGATGCACTATATGACCGATAACTAGGCTGTAGTGGAGGGTAAGCCCAATCATACAAAGATTACCCATCGTTTAATTCGCAGAatacagtttacccacctttttaggatGACTATATGTATCAGAGTATTAAACTGACACAAGTTATATGAGGATGGGGTTattgtttgaggaaaaacacacaattcaCTGCTTTCCTGAAAAGAtaattgtattttgtttatattggtggtttgCCTTAAGATTATCACTGACTGAAGGGCACAtgtaatacattacattactgtgGATAACACAATATAATGTTGTTTGTGATCAATGTTAAACTATAGTTTGACTCCATatttttacgcttttattttgaaggcaaaatcacgAAGGTTCCGGTCTTACTCAGGCAGATGCGGCTCCTTCTCCCGCATTGGAGGGTCCCACCCATTATTTCGAGGGCCTGGTGGTTGGGTGATTCACCAAGTTGCCTCCAAGGTTTCCTTGATCTGATTGGCGAAGAGCAATGCCTATCACTCTCTTTGCGACACGCCCACACACCACCTGTTTCTGTCACTCAACCAACTCTGAGGCAACCGGTGCCCAAGGCGGTACTGCAGTGGTTTGGAGGGAACATTACGCCAAACCGCTTTAAAAATCTGGCAAATTTAGTACCTCCTCGCTATCGGCAAGGGCACACACGTCGTAGATTTTAAATTATGACCTTTTACGAATCGATAGAATCCACTCTTACTTTCGGTCTAGACCCAATACACCAAGCAACACTTATTACAATAAAAGTACAACTCTTAATATCGACTCACATGTTATTTCGACAATCTTCTTCGACCAAAATACAGCGAGAACGGCGGTTGCAAGCAGCGTGAACCAATCGTAAAAgctgaaattttattgaaataaaatgctTCTTGGTGGGACAGATGTGTGCCGAATCTACCAGTAGACTGTACAAATACAGAAaatgtcttaagtcatgttttaCGGCGTATGTATGTTTGTCGATAAGCAAAGCCATATTAAATTGCGTTAATTTTGAATGATTTTCGACACAGCTTGGAATGTTGTAAACTGATAGTTTGCTCTGCTAAACCATGATATATGAATGCATCAGGTCATATAGCCAAGATAAAAGCTTCCCTATAGTATGTGTCAATGGCACTTAAAAATGACTTAAAAAGAAGCACTAAAAAGTATTGGGGGTGGTTGAAAAACCCAATAAGCAGATCAATCATTCACAGTCTTTAACTGGCTTTTGATTACTGGCTTAGATGACCTTGTCTACAACTCAATTGTTTCTAAGTGTTTGATCAATCAGTCACCCATACAGCAGGAAATAGGCCTGTTTCCCATGTTCTCTAGGAGACAGGACTGTGAGACAGACTGCCTACTTAATTCTAGAGGACTGATTTAAAGGTTACAGAATCATAGCCTactacaaaaatacatttcagttcTACTTAAGAATATCACTAGAAATAGGttcaaaatatatcaaaaacggctaaaaatgtgtttgtacatgCTATTTTGTATAATTATAGATTTATATTTTCAGCAGCTCATAGGAAGAAAATGTATACCACATATCCAAACTTTATTTTAAGTTAATGTCACCTACATATACCAATACAGCTTTTTTGTCTTGAAACATATttctaaacatattctgaagtaggcctatatgtgaATTGTGAAATGAGTTGGATACGAGCAAGTGATTAATAAAATTCAAGAGTTTCACAAAGACAGACTCAAAAGCTCACAGCCAGAAGATGCTACAATATTGTTTCAATAGCAATTCAAAGTGTAACACAGTCAACATACTGTATTCCAGCCCCAAAGCAAATGTGAAAAAATCAGGAGGGTCATTACATGTcaaggttaaagctgcacctACATGTGTCTTGGGCACCACCCTGTGGTaaaaaactacacacacattttattgaaGTACATGTTTAACCAGTTTGCAATGAAGAAATATCACAGGAAAGGAAAATATCAagtacatttgttttatttaatttgttttattacattgaTTTTATCATGGCAAAACATATAAACCATCATTCATGTCATCATAAGTGGATAAATACAAGGAGTAGCCATAATATGTATGTTTCCCTGgttggatatacagtatatattgtcTAAAGTTTCATTGACCTCATGGTTCTGGTGTCCCAGTGTGAGGCGTCCCAGCCCAGGAACCAGCCTGTGAAGGTGGGGGGCTCATGGCCTTGTTTCACGATCACCACAGGAGTCAGCTTGTCCCGGCCGCCTGGGTCGGTCTCTATGTACTTTTTGGctacagaggaaacaaatggtACAGAGTCACAAAGCAGTACTCCAGCAGATAACAGCATCCTATATGTGATAAAGAAATTGTTATAGGTGACATGACACTGATAGCTGCCTGTCAGTTTGTTAGTTCCCTAGTCTGGTAACTTTgtatcaaaatgtaattttattccACAAGTTTTTGATGATCTATTATACGACCATTATTATTCTTATCTCATGATGTGTACCTTTTAAACGAAATATTACTGTGATGCTCACGTATTTCAGATGCCTTGTCAGCTGCCATGTGAGTACTTAATAAACTTAAACTATACTTAAAGCTGCAtgaggcaactttgcatgttggcgaCCCCATGTGGCATTAacaggtaactgtttgaaagaTTTGAACTTCAAAACACAGAAATCCAGTAAGGTgtcgtcagtaaactgcacacacattacgctcatgtttaccaactcGGCCGCTCTgtgatctggtctggtctctttataccaaagataccaaagggacgagagaggcaaaagatctaatgttggtgagtccagctttctctggacaaagtgctcgctcactgctgtttagaagACAATGGGTCTTTCTCAATATAcgttcttgtgcgttcttgtgttcTCCATGATGTGTTTGACGTTCGTATCTAATGGCCAAAGTgagattccaaaacaaaacaatgcagagGATGCAAGACTTAGGTTAAAGGTCCCAACctaggatgcatcggatggtgacttggcAGACGAGAACTcatgggaagccccaagattgtGTGTGAGAACAACGCATCACATCCAAACAGTACTGCCGTCTATAGCACAGAGCCAattgaaacagctgggaaatgaa
This region includes:
- the arl4ab gene encoding ADP-ribosylation factor-like 4ab, which codes for MGNGLSDHHAVFPCLPSFQALHIVILGLDCAGKTTVLYRLRFNEFVNTVPTKGFNTEKIKVSLGASRRTASFHFWDVGGQEKLRPLWRSYTRCADGIVFVVDSVDAERIEEAKTELHKITRLAENQGVPVLVVANKQDLRNSLSLAEMENMLALSELGASTPWHLQPACAIIGEGLQEGLEKLHAMITKRRKMLRQQKKKR